From Ancylobacter pratisalsi, one genomic window encodes:
- a CDS encoding DUF1488 domain-containing protein has product MTLAFPNPSRSFDRTRNAVRFTGYDGMFEVPFFVATDALARSLATVGTAERSEADYLTAFDAARGAVHDAARKIYAEGRRTSYTLTVADLR; this is encoded by the coding sequence ATGACGTTGGCTTTTCCCAATCCGTCCCGCAGTTTCGACAGGACACGCAACGCTGTCCGGTTCACCGGCTATGACGGCATGTTCGAGGTTCCGTTCTTCGTGGCGACCGACGCGCTGGCGCGATCGCTTGCCACGGTGGGAACGGCCGAACGATCGGAGGCTGACTATCTGACCGCCTTCGACGCGGCACGCGGCGCTGTCCACGATGCCGCCCGCAAGATCTACGCCGAAGGCCGGCGCACCTCCTACACCCTGACGGTAGCGGACCTCCGTTAG
- a CDS encoding polyphosphate kinase 2 family protein — MNLRKKLIAKPGKRIKLSKIDAAFHGNYADDEQAKDALARNVARLAELQQKLYAEKKHALLIVLQGIDAAGKDGTCWHVMAAMNPLGTYVKSFKQPTEEEQRHDFLWRVHPFAPGLGQMAVFNRSHYEEVLVPRVHDLVPKSVWSSRYDLINSFEEGLTQAGVTLLKFFLYITPEEQLERFRQRLDDPARQWKISEADYTERAHWDAYIDAYEDMLEKCSTPHAPWYVIPSNHKWFRNLAVSTIIEATLDDMKLTLPEPTVNLDEIRRKYHQAKKTGVGKAGSPADR; from the coding sequence ATGAACCTGCGCAAGAAGCTGATCGCAAAGCCGGGCAAGCGGATCAAGCTGAGCAAGATCGATGCCGCCTTCCACGGCAACTACGCCGACGACGAGCAGGCCAAGGACGCTCTTGCCCGAAACGTGGCGCGCCTCGCTGAACTCCAGCAGAAACTCTACGCCGAGAAGAAGCACGCGCTCCTTATCGTGCTGCAGGGCATCGACGCCGCCGGCAAGGACGGCACCTGCTGGCATGTGATGGCCGCCATGAACCCGCTCGGCACCTATGTGAAGAGCTTCAAGCAGCCGACCGAAGAGGAACAACGGCACGATTTCCTGTGGCGCGTGCACCCCTTCGCGCCCGGCCTTGGCCAGATGGCGGTTTTCAACCGGTCCCATTACGAGGAGGTGCTGGTGCCGCGGGTGCACGATCTGGTGCCGAAATCAGTCTGGTCGTCCCGCTACGACCTCATCAACAGCTTCGAGGAGGGCCTCACGCAGGCCGGCGTCACCCTCCTGAAGTTCTTCCTCTACATCACACCGGAGGAGCAGCTGGAGCGCTTTCGCCAGCGGCTGGATGACCCGGCGCGGCAGTGGAAAATCAGCGAGGCGGACTATACCGAGCGCGCACACTGGGACGCCTACATCGACGCGTATGAGGACATGCTGGAGAAGTGCTCCACCCCGCACGCGCCCTGGTACGTTATTCCCTCGAACCACAAATGGTTTCGCAATCTCGCCGTCTCCACCATCATCGAGGCGACGCTCGACGACATGAAGCTGACATTGCCGGAGCCGACCGTGAACCTCGACGAGATCCGCCGGAAATATCACCAGGCGAAGAAAACCGGCGTAGGCAAGGCCGGCTCACCTGCGGACCGGTAG
- a CDS encoding Tex family protein has protein sequence MTADISSLAARIATEIGARPQQAAAAISLLDEGATVPFIARYRKEATGGLDDTQLRLLGERLIYLRELESRRGTILESIRQQGKLTDELEATIAVVATKAELEDIYLPYKPKRRNRADIARERGLGPLAEAILNERAAVPAELATGYLTDEVVDVKSALEGARDILSEQFAQNAELIGRLRSHLRERANLRARVVEGKEEAGAKFSDYFDHVERWANVPSHRALAMLRGRNEDILALEIEADAEDPAPVKPTVRMIAQAYGIGDRLPGDAWLKEVAGWTWRVKLSLHLSIDLMTELRMKAETEAINVFARNLKDLLLAAPAGSRATMGLDPGIRTGVKVAIVDGTGKLVTTTTVYPFPPKNDVRGTQGELARLIRAHGVELVAIGNGTGSRETERLVAEMLGDMPAPKPIKVIVSEAGASVYSASEAAALEFPNIDVSLRGAVSIARRLQDPLAELVKIEPKSIGVGQYQHDVDQYHLARALDAVVEDAVNAVGVDLNTASASLLARVSGLGASLAEAVVAHRDAHGAFANRRQLLDVARLGPRTFEQCAGFLRIRDGSEPLDASAVHPEAYGVARKIVAACGRDLRTLMGDSAALGSVDARAFVDERFGLPTVRDIIAELEKPGRDPRPAFKTATFAEDVDDIKHLQPGMQLEGTVTNVAAFGAFVDIGVHQDGLVHVSQLADRFVKDAHEVVKVGDVVKVRVLEVDLKRKRISLSMRRDAGSAPRERTQPDAGPRDAGQRDAKGKAGPSRAGAPKPAPREPQGALGAALMDAFKRR, from the coding sequence ATGACCGCTGACATCTCATCCCTCGCCGCCCGCATCGCCACCGAGATCGGGGCCCGTCCCCAGCAGGCGGCGGCCGCCATCTCACTGCTCGACGAGGGCGCGACCGTTCCGTTCATCGCGCGCTATCGCAAGGAAGCGACCGGCGGGCTCGATGACACCCAGCTGCGCCTGCTTGGCGAGAGGCTGATCTATCTGCGCGAACTGGAATCGCGGCGTGGCACGATCCTCGAGTCCATCCGCCAGCAGGGCAAGCTGACGGACGAGCTGGAGGCGACCATCGCCGTCGTCGCGACCAAGGCCGAGCTCGAAGACATCTACCTGCCCTACAAGCCCAAGCGCCGGAACCGGGCGGACATCGCGCGCGAACGTGGCCTTGGGCCGCTCGCCGAAGCGATCCTGAACGAGCGGGCCGCGGTGCCGGCCGAGCTGGCGACGGGCTATCTTACCGACGAGGTCGTCGATGTGAAGAGCGCGCTTGAAGGCGCCCGCGACATTCTTTCCGAACAATTCGCGCAGAACGCGGAACTGATCGGCCGGCTGCGCAGCCATCTTCGCGAGCGGGCCAATCTTCGCGCACGCGTGGTCGAGGGCAAGGAAGAGGCGGGGGCCAAGTTCTCCGACTATTTCGACCATGTGGAGCGCTGGGCCAATGTGCCCAGCCACCGTGCGCTGGCCATGCTGCGCGGCCGGAACGAGGACATCCTGGCGCTTGAGATCGAGGCGGATGCGGAGGATCCCGCGCCGGTGAAGCCCACCGTCCGCATGATTGCGCAGGCCTATGGCATTGGCGACCGTCTGCCGGGCGATGCCTGGCTGAAGGAGGTGGCCGGCTGGACCTGGCGGGTCAAGCTGTCGCTTCATCTCTCGATCGACCTGATGACCGAACTCAGGATGAAGGCGGAGACCGAGGCGATCAACGTCTTCGCCCGCAATCTCAAGGACCTGCTGCTTGCCGCGCCCGCCGGCTCGCGTGCCACCATGGGGCTGGATCCGGGCATCCGCACCGGGGTGAAGGTGGCCATCGTCGACGGCACCGGAAAGCTGGTGACGACCACCACGGTCTATCCCTTCCCGCCCAAGAACGACGTGCGCGGCACGCAGGGCGAGCTGGCCCGGCTGATCCGCGCCCATGGCGTCGAACTGGTCGCGATCGGCAATGGCACCGGCAGTCGAGAGACCGAGCGGCTGGTGGCGGAGATGCTGGGCGACATGCCCGCGCCGAAGCCCATCAAGGTGATCGTCTCGGAAGCGGGGGCCTCCGTTTATTCGGCGTCCGAGGCGGCGGCGCTGGAATTCCCGAATATCGACGTGTCGCTGCGCGGCGCGGTCTCCATTGCCCGGCGCCTGCAGGACCCGCTGGCGGAACTGGTGAAGATCGAGCCGAAGTCGATCGGCGTCGGCCAGTACCAGCACGATGTCGACCAGTATCACCTGGCGCGGGCGCTGGACGCGGTGGTGGAGGATGCGGTGAACGCGGTCGGGGTCGACCTCAACACGGCCTCGGCGTCGCTGCTGGCCAGGGTGTCCGGCCTTGGCGCCTCGCTCGCGGAGGCGGTGGTCGCTCATCGCGATGCCCATGGTGCCTTCGCCAACCGGCGCCAGCTGCTCGACGTCGCTCGCCTCGGCCCGCGCACCTTCGAGCAGTGCGCCGGCTTCCTGCGCATTCGCGACGGCAGCGAGCCGCTTGACGCCTCCGCCGTGCACCCGGAGGCCTATGGTGTCGCCCGCAAGATCGTGGCGGCGTGCGGGCGCGACCTGCGTACGCTGATGGGCGACAGCGCGGCGCTGGGAAGCGTCGATGCGCGCGCATTCGTCGATGAACGTTTCGGCCTGCCGACGGTGCGCGACATCATCGCCGAGCTGGAAAAGCCCGGCCGCGACCCGCGCCCGGCCTTCAAGACCGCGACCTTTGCGGAGGATGTCGACGACATCAAGCATCTGCAGCCGGGCATGCAGCTGGAGGGCACGGTGACCAACGTCGCCGCCTTCGGCGCTTTCGTGGATATCGGCGTGCATCAGGACGGGCTGGTCCATGTCTCGCAGCTCGCCGACCGTTTCGTGAAGGACGCGCACGAGGTGGTGAAGGTCGGCGACGTGGTGAAGGTGCGGGTGCTGGAGGTCGATCTGAAGCGCAAGCGCATCTCGCTCTCCATGCGCCGCGACGCCGGCAGCGCCCCGCGCGAGCGGACCCAGCCTGATGCAGGGCCGCGGGATGCCGGGCAGCGGGATGCCAAGGGCAAGGCCGGCCCTTCCCGCGCCGGTGCGCCGAAGCCCGCGCCGCGTGAACCGCAGGGGGCGCTGGGCGCGGCGCTGATGGACGCCTTCAAGCGCCGTTGA